In the Pseudomonas sp. DTU_2021_1001937_2_SI_NGA_ILE_001 genome, one interval contains:
- a CDS encoding glutamine synthetase family protein, with protein sequence MSTNLDQLTDWLKEHKITEVECMMSDLTGITRGKISPTNKFIAEKGMRLPESVLLQTVTGDYVEDEIYYELLDPADIDMICRPDPNAVYLVPWAIEPTAQVIHDTYDKQGNPIELSPRNVLKKVLKLYADQGWQPIVAPEMEFYLTKRSDDPDYPLQPPVGRSGRPETGRQSFSIEAANEFDPLFEDVYDWCELQNLDLDTLIHEDGTAQMEINFRHGDALSLADQIVVFKRTMREAALKHNVAATFMAKPMTGEPGSAMHLHQSIIDIQTGKNIFANEDGSMSTLFLQHVGGLQKYIPETLPLFAPNVNSFRRFLPDTSAPVNVEWGEENRTVGLRVPDAGPQNRRVENRLPGADANPYLAIAASLLCGFIGMVEGINPSAPVQGRGYERRNLRLPLTIEDALERLENSKTIEKYLGKKFIVGYVAVKRAEHENFKRVISSWEREFLLFSV encoded by the coding sequence ATGAGTACCAACCTCGACCAGCTCACCGATTGGTTGAAAGAGCACAAGATCACCGAAGTCGAATGCATGATGTCGGACCTGACCGGCATCACTCGCGGCAAGATCTCGCCGACCAACAAGTTCATCGCCGAAAAGGGCATGCGCCTGCCGGAAAGCGTTCTGCTGCAGACCGTGACCGGCGACTACGTCGAAGACGAGATCTATTACGAACTGCTGGACCCGGCGGATATCGACATGATCTGCCGCCCCGATCCCAACGCCGTCTACCTGGTGCCCTGGGCCATCGAGCCCACCGCGCAGGTGATCCACGACACCTACGACAAACAGGGCAACCCCATCGAGCTGTCGCCGCGCAACGTGCTCAAGAAGGTGCTCAAGCTCTACGCCGACCAGGGCTGGCAGCCGATCGTCGCGCCGGAGATGGAGTTCTACCTGACCAAGCGCAGTGACGACCCCGACTACCCCTTGCAGCCGCCGGTCGGCCGTTCCGGGCGTCCGGAAACCGGTCGTCAGTCGTTTTCCATCGAGGCTGCCAACGAATTCGACCCGCTGTTCGAAGACGTCTACGACTGGTGCGAACTGCAGAACCTGGATCTCGACACGCTGATCCATGAAGACGGCACGGCGCAGATGGAAATCAACTTCCGTCATGGCGATGCCCTGTCGCTGGCCGACCAGATCGTGGTGTTCAAGCGCACCATGCGCGAGGCGGCGCTCAAGCACAATGTGGCCGCCACCTTCATGGCCAAGCCCATGACCGGCGAGCCTGGCAGCGCCATGCACCTGCACCAGAGCATCATCGACATCCAGACCGGCAAGAACATCTTCGCCAACGAAGACGGCAGCATGAGCACGCTGTTCCTGCAGCACGTCGGCGGCCTGCAGAAGTACATCCCCGAGACGCTGCCGCTGTTCGCGCCCAACGTCAACTCGTTCCGCCGCTTCCTGCCCGACACTTCGGCACCGGTGAACGTCGAGTGGGGCGAGGAGAACCGCACCGTGGGCCTGCGCGTGCCGGACGCCGGGCCGCAGAACCGCCGGGTCGAGAACCGCCTGCCGGGCGCTGACGCCAACCCTTACCTGGCCATCGCCGCGAGCCTGCTGTGTGGCTTCATCGGCATGGTCGAAGGCATCAACCCCAGTGCGCCGGTGCAGGGGCGTGGTTATGAACGCCGCAACCTGCGCCTGCCGCTGACCATCGAGGACGCCCTGGAGCGCCTCGAAAACAGCAAGACCATCGAGAAATACCTGGGCAAGAAGTTCATCGTGGGCTATGTCGCGGTCAAGCGCGCCGAGCACGAGAATTTCAAACGCGTGATCAGTTCGTGGGAGCGCGAGTTCCTGCTGTTCTCGGTCTGA
- a CDS encoding aspartate aminotransferase family protein, whose translation MSVKNPQTLEWQNLSHQHHLAPFSDYKQLKEKGPRIITRAEGVYLWDSEGQQILDGMAGLWCVAVGYGREELVEAASRQMRELPYYNLFFQTAHPPALELARAIGQLAPAGMNHVFFTGSGSEGNDTMLRMVRHYWAIKGKPNKKTIISRVNGYHGSTVAGASLGGMTYMHEQGDLPIPGVEHIAQPYWFGEGGNMSPDEFGVWAADQLEKKILELGEENVAAFIAEPIQGAGGVIVPPDSYWPRIKEILARYDILFVADEVICGFGRTGEWFGSDYYGLKPDMMTIAKGLTSGYVPMGGLVVRDEIVAVLNEGGDFNHGFTYSGHPVAAAVGLENIRILREEGIVERVKAQTAPYLQKRLRELSDHPLVGEVRGVGMLGAIELVRDKATRERYTGKAAGMICRTFCFENGLIMRAVGDTMIISPPLVISLAQIDELVEKARQCLDLTLAELQH comes from the coding sequence ATGAGCGTCAAGAATCCGCAAACCCTCGAATGGCAGAACCTCAGCCATCAACATCACCTGGCCCCATTCAGCGACTACAAGCAGTTGAAGGAGAAAGGTCCGCGCATCATCACGCGGGCCGAGGGCGTCTACCTGTGGGACAGCGAGGGGCAGCAGATTCTTGATGGCATGGCCGGGCTGTGGTGCGTCGCGGTGGGCTATGGCCGCGAAGAACTGGTCGAGGCTGCCAGCCGGCAAATGCGCGAGCTGCCGTACTACAACCTGTTCTTCCAGACCGCTCACCCGCCAGCCCTCGAACTGGCCCGTGCCATTGGCCAGTTGGCGCCAGCAGGCATGAACCACGTGTTCTTCACCGGTTCCGGTTCCGAAGGCAATGACACCATGCTGCGCATGGTGCGCCATTACTGGGCGATCAAGGGTAAGCCGAACAAGAAGACCATCATCAGCCGCGTCAACGGCTACCACGGCTCCACCGTGGCCGGCGCCAGCCTGGGCGGCATGACCTACATGCACGAGCAGGGCGACCTGCCGATTCCGGGCGTGGAGCACATTGCGCAGCCGTACTGGTTCGGCGAGGGCGGCAACATGAGCCCTGACGAGTTCGGTGTCTGGGCCGCCGACCAGCTGGAGAAGAAGATTCTCGAACTGGGCGAAGAGAACGTCGCGGCCTTCATTGCCGAGCCGATCCAGGGCGCCGGCGGGGTGATCGTGCCGCCGGACAGCTACTGGCCGCGCATCAAGGAAATCCTCGCGCGTTACGACATCCTGTTCGTCGCCGACGAAGTGATCTGCGGCTTCGGGCGTACCGGCGAATGGTTCGGCAGCGACTACTACGGCCTCAAGCCGGACATGATGACCATCGCCAAGGGCCTGACCTCCGGCTACGTGCCGATGGGCGGCCTGGTGGTACGCGACGAAATCGTCGCGGTGCTCAACGAGGGCGGCGACTTCAACCATGGCTTCACCTATTCCGGCCATCCGGTGGCGGCGGCGGTGGGGCTGGAAAACATCCGCATCCTGCGTGAGGAAGGCATCGTCGAGCGGGTCAAGGCGCAAACGGCACCGTATTTGCAGAAACGCCTGCGTGAACTGAGCGACCACCCGCTGGTGGGTGAAGTGCGCGGGGTCGGGATGCTGGGCGCCATCGAGCTGGTTCGTGACAAGGCCACCCGGGAGCGTTATACCGGCAAGGCGGCAGGCATGATTTGCCGAACCTTCTGCTTCGAGAACGGCCTGATCATGCGTGCGGTGGGCGATACCATGATCATTTCGCCGCCGCTGGTGATCAGCCTTGCGCAGATCGACGAGCTGGTGGAAAAGGCACGGCAGTGCCTGGACCTGACCCTGGCCGAACTGCAGCACTGA
- a CDS encoding polyamine ABC transporter substrate-binding protein: MKKFGKTLLALSMAGMMTATAQADDKVLHVYNWSDYIAPDTVAKFEKESGIKVVYDVFDSNETLEAKLLAGKSGYDIVVPSNNFLAKQIKAGVYQELDKSKLPNWKNLDPDLLKAVGNASDPGNKHAFPYMWGSIGIGYNPEKVKAALGVDKIDSWDVLLKPENIAKLKSCGVSFLDSPTEMIPVALHYLGYPTNTEDKKQLAAAEDLYLKIRPSITYFHSSKYISDLANGNICVAVGYSGDMEQAKARAHDAGDKVKVSYTIPKEGAGSFYDMVAIPKDAENVEAAYKFMNFLLQPEVMAEITNAVRFPNGNQAATPLVDKDISGDPSIYPPADVKAKLYAISDLPAATQRLLTRSWTKIKSGK, translated from the coding sequence ATGAAAAAATTCGGCAAGACCCTCCTCGCCTTGTCCATGGCGGGCATGATGACCGCGACCGCGCAAGCGGACGATAAAGTGCTGCACGTCTACAACTGGTCCGACTACATCGCGCCAGACACCGTGGCCAAGTTCGAAAAAGAGTCGGGCATCAAGGTGGTCTACGATGTGTTCGACAGCAACGAGACCCTGGAAGCCAAGCTGCTGGCCGGCAAATCCGGCTACGACATCGTCGTGCCCAGCAACAACTTCCTGGCCAAACAGATCAAGGCGGGTGTCTACCAGGAGCTGGACAAGTCCAAGCTGCCGAACTGGAAAAACCTCGACCCCGACCTGCTCAAGGCCGTGGGTAATGCCAGCGACCCAGGCAACAAGCACGCGTTCCCCTACATGTGGGGCAGCATCGGCATCGGCTATAACCCCGAGAAGGTCAAGGCTGCACTGGGCGTCGACAAGATCGACTCCTGGGACGTACTGCTCAAGCCCGAGAACATCGCCAAGCTCAAGAGCTGCGGCGTGAGCTTCCTCGACTCGCCGACCGAAATGATCCCGGTGGCCCTGCACTACCTGGGTTACCCGACCAATACCGAAGACAAGAAGCAGCTGGCCGCGGCCGAGGACCTATACCTCAAGATTCGTCCTTCGATCACCTACTTCCACTCGTCCAAGTACATCTCTGACCTGGCCAACGGCAACATCTGCGTCGCCGTCGGTTATTCCGGCGACATGGAGCAGGCCAAGGCGCGTGCCCACGATGCCGGCGACAAGGTCAAGGTTTCCTACACCATTCCGAAGGAAGGTGCTGGCAGCTTCTACGACATGGTCGCGATTCCGAAGGACGCCGAGAACGTCGAAGCAGCCTACAAGTTCATGAACTTCCTGCTGCAGCCTGAAGTGATGGCCGAGATCACCAACGCCGTGCGCTTCCCGAACGGCAACCAGGCGGCCACGCCACTGGTCGACAAGGACATCTCTGGCGACCCGAGCATCTACCCACCGGCGGATGTGAAGGCCAAGCTGTATGCCATTTCCGACCTGCCAGCCGCGACCCAACGCCTGCTGACCCGCAGCTGGACCAAGATCAAGTCCGGGAAATAA
- a CDS encoding polyamine ABC transporter substrate-binding protein, whose protein sequence is MSTSTLFKAVLACAGLTLALGAQAESSVRIYNWSDYIGETTLADFQAATGIKPVYDVFDSNETLEGKLLAGRTGYDVVVPSNHFLGKQIKAGAFQKLDKSLLPNYQNLDPVLLKRLEKNDPGNQYAVPYLWGTNGIGYNVDKVKEVLGVDKIDSWSVLFEPENIKKLSSCGVAFLDSADEMIPAVLNYLGLDPNSTNEADYKKAEEKLLQIRPYVTYFHSSKYISDLANGNICVAAGFSGDVFQARDRAEEAGKGVKIAYSIPKEGGNLWFDMLAIPADSKNLKAASAFINYMLDPQVIAKVSDQVGYANPNTKADEFMDPKIRNSPAVYPPKDVQERLYVNSELPPKVQRLMTRSWTKVKSGK, encoded by the coding sequence TTGTCTACTTCCACACTGTTCAAGGCCGTACTGGCCTGTGCCGGTTTGACCCTGGCCCTCGGCGCTCAGGCCGAATCCTCCGTGCGCATCTACAACTGGTCTGACTACATCGGCGAGACCACCCTGGCGGACTTCCAGGCGGCCACCGGCATCAAGCCGGTCTACGATGTGTTCGATTCCAACGAAACCCTCGAAGGCAAGCTGCTGGCCGGGCGTACCGGTTATGACGTCGTCGTGCCCAGCAACCATTTTCTCGGCAAGCAGATCAAGGCGGGCGCGTTCCAGAAGCTCGACAAGTCGCTGCTGCCCAATTACCAGAACCTCGACCCCGTACTGCTCAAGCGCCTGGAAAAGAACGACCCGGGCAACCAGTACGCGGTGCCTTACCTGTGGGGCACCAACGGCATCGGCTATAACGTCGACAAGGTCAAGGAAGTACTGGGCGTCGACAAGATCGATTCCTGGTCGGTGCTTTTCGAACCTGAAAACATCAAGAAACTCTCCAGTTGCGGCGTCGCCTTCCTCGACTCGGCCGACGAGATGATCCCCGCAGTGCTCAACTACCTGGGGCTGGACCCCAACAGCACCAACGAAGCCGACTACAAGAAGGCCGAGGAAAAACTCCTGCAGATCCGGCCCTACGTGACCTACTTCCATTCGTCCAAGTACATCTCCGACCTGGCCAACGGCAATATCTGCGTGGCCGCCGGCTTCTCTGGCGACGTTTTCCAGGCTCGCGACCGTGCCGAGGAAGCCGGCAAGGGCGTCAAGATTGCCTACAGCATTCCCAAGGAAGGCGGGAACCTGTGGTTCGACATGCTGGCGATTCCCGCAGACTCCAAGAATCTGAAAGCGGCCAGTGCGTTCATCAACTACATGCTGGATCCGCAGGTGATCGCCAAGGTCAGTGATCAGGTCGGCTATGCCAACCCGAACACCAAGGCCGACGAGTTCATGGACCCCAAAATTCGCAACAGCCCGGCGGTGTATCCGCCCAAAGACGTGCAGGAACGTCTGTACGTGAATAGCGAGCTGCCACCGAAGGTGCAGCGCCTGATGACCCGCAGCTGGACCAAGGTCAAGTCCGGCAAGTAA
- the potA gene encoding polyamine ABC transporter ATP-binding protein, whose translation MAVASGALNNPLESGRKPKEVLVRVDRVTKKFDETVAVDDVSLQINKGEIFALLGGSGSGKSTLLRMLAGFERPTEGRIYLDGVDITDLPPYERPINMMFQSYALFPHMSVADNIAFGLKQDKLPKAEIDARVAEMLKLVHMTQYAKRKPHQLSGGQRQRVALARSLAKKPKLLLLDEPMGALDKKLRSQMQLELVEIIERVGVTCVMVTHDQEEAMTMAARIAIMHQGWIAQIGTPVDVYETPTSRLVCEFIGSVNLFDGEVVEDMEGYALIRAPELERPIYVGHGVSTSVEDKSVTYALRPEKVLVTTQRPTTEYNWSTGKVHDIAYLGGHSVFHIELPGGKRVQSFVANAERQGDRPTWGDEVYVWWEDDSGVVLRS comes from the coding sequence ATGGCAGTTGCCTCCGGCGCCTTAAACAATCCCCTCGAAAGCGGCAGGAAGCCCAAAGAGGTACTGGTCAGGGTCGACAGGGTCACCAAGAAGTTCGATGAGACCGTGGCGGTGGACGACGTGTCCCTGCAGATCAACAAGGGCGAGATCTTCGCCCTGTTGGGCGGCTCCGGTTCGGGCAAATCCACCCTGCTGCGCATGCTGGCCGGCTTCGAGCGGCCCACCGAAGGGCGCATCTACCTCGATGGCGTCGACATCACCGACCTGCCGCCCTACGAGCGGCCGATCAACATGATGTTCCAGTCCTACGCGCTGTTCCCGCACATGAGCGTGGCCGACAACATCGCCTTCGGCCTCAAGCAGGACAAGCTGCCCAAGGCCGAGATCGACGCTCGCGTGGCCGAGATGCTCAAGCTGGTGCACATGACCCAGTACGCCAAGCGCAAGCCGCACCAGCTCTCCGGTGGCCAGCGTCAGCGCGTGGCCCTGGCCCGCTCGCTGGCCAAGAAGCCCAAGCTGCTGCTGCTCGACGAGCCGATGGGCGCACTGGACAAGAAACTGCGCTCGCAGATGCAGCTGGAACTGGTGGAGATCATCGAACGCGTCGGCGTGACCTGCGTGATGGTGACCCACGACCAGGAAGAGGCCATGACCATGGCCGCGCGCATCGCCATCATGCACCAGGGCTGGATCGCCCAGATCGGCACCCCGGTGGATGTCTACGAGACCCCGACCAGCCGCCTGGTGTGCGAGTTCATCGGCAGCGTCAACCTGTTCGACGGCGAGGTGGTCGAGGACATGGAAGGCTACGCCCTGATCCGCGCCCCGGAGCTGGAGCGGCCGATCTACGTCGGCCACGGCGTCAGCACCTCGGTGGAAGACAAGAGCGTGACCTACGCCCTGCGGCCCGAGAAGGTGCTGGTCACTACCCAGCGGCCGACTACCGAATACAACTGGTCGACCGGCAAGGTGCATGACATCGCCTACCTGGGTGGCCATTCGGTGTTCCACATCGAGCTGCCGGGTGGCAAGCGCGTGCAGTCCTTCGTAGCCAATGCCGAGCGCCAGGGCGACCGCCCCACCTGGGGTGACGAAGTCTACGTGTGGTGGGAAGACGACAGCGGCGTGGTACTGCGGTCATGA
- a CDS encoding ABC transporter permease subunit — MSLRKIKRLVPNGRQMVIGAPFLWLFLFFALPFLIVLKISFAEADVAIPPYTEIFSYAEDKLQLILNLANYGMLADDELYLAAYLGSLKVAFFSTLLCLLIGYPMAYGIANARKDVQTVLLLLIMMPTWTAILIRVYAWMGILGNNGLLNGFLLWLGVIDEPLQILNTNLAVYIGVVYSYLPFMILPLYANLVKHDPSLLEAASDLGSSTFNSFWKITVPLSKNGIIAGCMLVFIPVVGEFVIPELLGGPETLMIGKVLWQEFFNNRDWPVASALAVIMLLVLIVPIILFNRSQAKELEGKA, encoded by the coding sequence ATGAGCCTGCGCAAGATCAAGCGACTGGTCCCCAACGGGCGGCAGATGGTCATCGGTGCGCCCTTCCTGTGGCTGTTCCTGTTCTTCGCCCTGCCGTTCCTGATCGTGCTGAAGATCAGCTTCGCCGAGGCCGACGTGGCGATCCCGCCTTACACCGAGATCTTCAGCTACGCCGAAGACAAGCTGCAGTTGATCCTCAACCTGGCCAACTACGGCATGCTGGCCGACGACGAGCTGTACCTGGCAGCCTACCTGGGCTCGCTGAAGGTCGCCTTCTTCAGCACCCTGTTGTGCCTGCTGATCGGCTACCCCATGGCCTACGGCATCGCCAATGCGCGCAAGGACGTGCAGACCGTGCTGCTGCTGCTGATCATGATGCCGACCTGGACTGCGATCCTGATCCGCGTGTACGCGTGGATGGGCATCCTCGGCAACAACGGCCTGCTCAACGGCTTCCTGCTCTGGCTGGGAGTGATCGACGAACCCCTGCAGATTCTCAACACCAACCTGGCGGTGTATATCGGCGTGGTCTATTCCTACCTGCCATTCATGATCCTGCCGCTCTACGCCAACCTGGTGAAGCACGACCCGAGCCTGCTCGAGGCCGCCTCCGACCTGGGGTCGAGCACCTTCAACAGCTTCTGGAAGATCACCGTGCCGCTGTCGAAGAACGGCATCATCGCCGGCTGCATGCTGGTGTTCATTCCGGTAGTGGGCGAGTTCGTCATTCCCGAGCTGCTCGGCGGTCCGGAAACCCTGATGATCGGCAAGGTGCTGTGGCAAGAATTCTTCAATAACCGCGACTGGCCGGTGGCTTCGGCACTGGCGGTCATCATGCTGCTGGTGCTGATCGTGCCCATCATTCTGTTCAACCGCAGCCAGGCCAAGGAACTGGAGGGCAAGGCATGA